The DNA segment CGAGAGGACGATAGTTCGGATTATCTCAAAGCTCGGGCTCATAGATGGCGTCTCAAAAGCCCAAACACCGACGGTCGATGGAATAAGCCTCGACGTCCACGAGGGAATCGTTGAACTTTTAAACGCATTGGTTGATGAAGCGCTAAGGTGATAGAATGAGGCTGGATAAATTCATAGCCGATGGAAATAGCCTCAGGCTAATAGAAAGGACCCGCGAATACGCCAGGCACTTCTTTGAGAGGGAAGGAACGCACGGCTTCAGTCACGTTGAGAGGGTCTTCAACCTCTGCATGCACATTGGAAAGGAGGAAGGCGCGGATCTTGAAGTCCTCGCCCTGGCTGCTCTCCTCCACGACGTTGCCAGGCCTCTTGAAAGTGCCGGAAGGGTGGAAGACCACGCCCTTGAAGGGGCGCGGATAGCGAGGCAGTACCTCAGGAGTCTTGGCTACGGGGAGGATAAAATCGAGGCGGTTGCCCACGCCATAGAGGCCCACCGCTTTTCCCGTGGTCCCGAGCCAAAGACACTTGAGGCAA comes from the Thermococcus thioreducens genome and includes:
- a CDS encoding HD domain-containing protein yields the protein MRLDKFIADGNSLRLIERTREYARHFFEREGTHGFSHVERVFNLCMHIGKEEGADLEVLALAALLHDVARPLESAGRVEDHALEGARIARQYLRSLGYGEDKIEAVAHAIEAHRFSRGPEPKTLEAKILSDADKLDAIGAIGVARVFMYSGEHGRDIEASLRHFEEKILRLKDLMYTETARRIAEERHAFTVQFIERIRREIEGEI